One segment of Pandoraea pnomenusa DNA contains the following:
- the cobC gene encoding alpha-ribazole phosphatase family protein codes for MDLILMRHPPPDVSPALCYGRTDLALDRTRFDATLASMRSRLASLLGVRAPVVLHSSPLQRARHAADALALTFGLPVREDARLAEMDFGAWEMQPWDDIARHDLDAWARDVAGFRPPGGESARDVVLRMDAWMRTLGDAACAPGDVHVVVAHAGPIRLHTATALGLPMTACLSWTLDFGGLCHLRLADDGQVRLVRWNG; via the coding sequence ATGGATCTGATCCTGATGCGGCATCCGCCGCCGGATGTCTCGCCGGCGTTGTGCTACGGCCGCACCGATCTTGCACTCGATCGCACGCGCTTCGACGCCACGCTCGCTTCGATGCGCTCGCGGCTCGCGTCGCTGCTCGGCGTTCGCGCACCCGTGGTCTTGCACAGCAGTCCGCTGCAACGTGCGCGACACGCCGCCGATGCGCTTGCGCTGACGTTCGGACTGCCGGTGCGCGAAGACGCGCGTCTGGCCGAAATGGATTTCGGCGCCTGGGAGATGCAGCCCTGGGATGACATCGCGCGACACGATCTCGACGCATGGGCGCGCGACGTCGCCGGATTCAGACCGCCCGGCGGCGAGTCGGCACGCGACGTCGTCTTGCGCATGGATGCCTGGATGCGCACGCTTGGCGACGCGGCGTGCGCGCCCGGCGATGTCCACGTGGTCGTGGCGCATGCCGGACCGATCCGGCTGCATACGGCCACGGCGCTGGGTTTGCCGATGACCGCATGTCTGTCATGGACGCTCGACTTCGGCGGCCTGTGCCATCTTCGACTGGCCGACGACGGCCAGGTGCGACTGGTGCGCTGGAACGGGTAA
- a CDS encoding TonB-dependent receptor plug domain-containing protein — protein sequence MLSRLTPRSTLRKPSRFHAPSRFALAAALLATGAAAQAQSSASSASSDATLNTTVVTASRSEQKLADTLASTSVITRAQIEASQAQDLPSLLRGQAGVEIVQNGGFGTSASLFMRGAASNASLVLIDGVPVNSATTGTTNIAQIPVSQIDHIEIVRGNVSALYGSQAVGGVIQIFTRQGDGGPPKAHAEVGYGTNNTTQANAGIAGSFEDGKTRFSLDVSRFHTNGISAQDPRFLPKANPNRNGDDNTSVSASLSRKLGDTWEVGARLFQSDGSSSYDNAFGKPTDLNDTDARVRQLSAYAKGNVTDKWNTRLSVTQGDDYSYNYLNGKGNGNFHTSTNQIDWANEYVFMPDQKLIGGYTRQEQTVDGSTVYNRNNRHLDSFYVGYEGVFARKHEVQATVRRDIYSDFGGANSYWVGYGYRLTPQWKLMANASDGFRAPTFNELFYPGFGNPNLQPERSISKELAVQFYDERFGLAKLALFRTNYTNLIQSLTVSPYTAANVANARVEGLELTYQGKIQWTGTDVRASFTRQNPTDLDANKVLARRAKQFASVGVTQKFLDKYSVGGDVFYSGERYDTGGQHLGAYTLVNLQARYDIDKSWYVSAHLDNVFNKNYQTVYGYNTLGRAIYVSLGWKQF from the coding sequence ATGCTTTCCCGACTGACCCCGCGATCAACCCTGCGCAAGCCCTCGCGGTTTCACGCCCCGAGTCGTTTCGCCCTTGCCGCCGCCCTGCTGGCGACCGGCGCGGCGGCGCAGGCGCAATCGTCCGCCTCGTCCGCCTCGTCCGACGCCACACTCAACACCACCGTCGTGACCGCGTCGCGCAGCGAGCAGAAGCTCGCGGATACACTGGCCTCCACCTCGGTCATCACGCGCGCCCAGATCGAGGCCAGCCAGGCGCAGGACCTGCCTTCGTTGCTGCGCGGTCAGGCGGGCGTGGAAATCGTCCAGAACGGTGGCTTCGGCACGTCGGCAAGCCTCTTCATGCGTGGCGCGGCCTCGAACGCCTCGCTGGTGCTCATCGACGGCGTGCCGGTGAATTCGGCCACGACCGGCACGACCAACATCGCCCAGATTCCCGTGTCGCAAATCGATCATATCGAGATCGTGCGCGGCAATGTCTCGGCGCTGTACGGGTCGCAAGCGGTGGGCGGCGTGATCCAGATCTTCACGCGCCAGGGTGACGGCGGCCCGCCCAAGGCGCACGCCGAAGTCGGCTACGGCACGAACAACACCACGCAGGCCAACGCCGGCATCGCGGGGTCGTTCGAAGATGGCAAGACGCGCTTCTCGCTGGACGTCTCGCGCTTTCACACCAACGGCATCTCCGCGCAGGACCCGCGTTTCCTCCCGAAAGCCAACCCGAACCGCAACGGCGACGACAACACGAGCGTGAGTGCGTCGCTCTCGCGCAAGCTCGGCGACACGTGGGAGGTCGGCGCGCGCCTGTTCCAGAGCGACGGCAGCAGCAGCTACGACAACGCCTTCGGCAAGCCCACCGACCTGAACGACACCGATGCACGCGTGCGCCAGCTCTCCGCCTACGCGAAGGGCAACGTCACCGACAAGTGGAACACGCGCCTGAGCGTCACGCAGGGCGACGACTACAGCTACAACTACCTGAACGGCAAAGGCAACGGCAACTTCCACACGTCGACCAACCAGATCGACTGGGCCAACGAATATGTCTTCATGCCGGACCAGAAGCTGATCGGCGGCTACACGCGCCAGGAGCAGACGGTCGACGGCAGCACGGTCTACAACCGCAACAACCGCCACCTCGACTCCTTCTACGTGGGCTACGAAGGCGTCTTCGCGCGCAAGCACGAGGTGCAGGCCACCGTGCGTCGCGACATCTACTCCGATTTCGGCGGCGCGAACAGTTACTGGGTCGGCTACGGCTATCGCCTCACGCCGCAGTGGAAGCTGATGGCCAACGCATCGGACGGTTTCCGCGCACCGACTTTCAACGAACTGTTCTACCCCGGCTTCGGCAATCCGAACCTGCAACCCGAGCGCTCCATCTCGAAGGAACTCGCCGTGCAGTTCTACGACGAGCGTTTCGGTCTGGCCAAGCTGGCCCTGTTTCGCACCAACTACACGAACCTGATCCAGTCGCTCACCGTATCGCCCTACACGGCGGCGAACGTGGCGAACGCCCGTGTCGAGGGCCTGGAGCTGACCTATCAGGGCAAGATCCAGTGGACGGGCACGGACGTACGGGCCTCGTTCACCCGGCAGAACCCGACGGATCTCGATGCCAACAAGGTGCTCGCGCGCCGCGCGAAGCAATTCGCCTCGGTCGGTGTGACGCAGAAGTTCCTCGACAAGTATTCGGTCGGTGGCGATGTGTTCTACAGCGGCGAGCGTTACGATACGGGCGGTCAGCATCTCGGCGCCTACACGCTCGTGAACTTGCAGGCACGCTACGATATCGACAAATCCTGGTACGTCTCGGCGCATCTGGACAACGTCTTCAACAAGAACTACCAGACGGTTTATGGCTACAACACCCTCGGGCGAGCAATCTACGTCTCGCTCGGCTGGAAGCAGTTCTGA
- a CDS encoding ABC transporter ATP-binding protein: MSAPLLQTHAVTLRAGQRVLVDWLDLVVAPGECWCLAGPNGAGKTTLLGTLAGLRELDDRAQRNASIHAGGRVEIGGRPLAQWRPAALAKVRALMPQLTRDAFGASALEVVLAGRHPHLVQGRWGAWESDADVEAAMAALAQVGMAGFAARDVTTLSGGERQRVSLAAVLAQATPLLLLDEPVSHLDLHHQIDALTCLAHHAARDDAAVVFSCHDLNLARRFATHALLLDGRGGWRAGAVREVLSAEHCSDAFGYPLRLIRDGDDEALIPVRRS; encoded by the coding sequence ATGAGTGCCCCGCTGCTGCAAACCCACGCCGTGACGTTGCGCGCCGGTCAACGCGTGCTCGTCGACTGGCTCGATCTCGTGGTCGCTCCCGGCGAGTGCTGGTGTCTGGCCGGCCCCAACGGCGCGGGCAAGACGACGTTGCTCGGCACGCTCGCTGGGCTGCGCGAACTCGACGACAGGGCGCAGCGCAACGCGTCGATCCACGCGGGCGGCCGCGTGGAGATCGGCGGCAGGCCGCTGGCGCAATGGCGTCCGGCGGCGCTGGCAAAGGTCCGGGCGCTCATGCCGCAGCTCACCCGGGACGCCTTCGGTGCGAGCGCATTGGAGGTGGTGCTCGCGGGGCGTCATCCGCACCTCGTACAGGGTCGCTGGGGGGCATGGGAGTCGGATGCCGACGTCGAAGCGGCCATGGCGGCGCTCGCCCAGGTCGGCATGGCGGGTTTCGCCGCGCGTGACGTGACCACGCTCTCCGGCGGAGAACGGCAGCGCGTGTCGCTCGCGGCGGTGTTGGCCCAGGCCACGCCGCTGCTGCTGCTCGACGAACCCGTCTCGCATCTCGATCTGCATCACCAGATCGATGCGCTGACGTGTCTGGCCCATCACGCCGCGCGAGACGACGCCGCGGTCGTCTTCTCGTGTCACGATCTGAACCTCGCGCGCCGCTTCGCCACGCATGCACTGCTGCTCGACGGCCGTGGCGGATGGCGGGCCGGCGCCGTGCGCGAAGTGCTCAGCGCCGAGCATTGCAGCGATGCGTTCGGGTACCCGCTGCGCCTCATTCGCGACGGCGACGACGAGGCGCTGATTCCCGTTCGCCGATCATGA
- a CDS encoding cobalamin-binding protein, translating into MKRAAVAATGLALLVASSIAHAAVTVKDDSGATVTLPAPARRVVSLSPHATELLFAAGAGDKVVGVVKYSDFPEAARRLPRVGDNSALDLERILALKPDLIVVWMHGNSQRQVEALRQLKLPVFYSEPKHLTDLPAAIETLGTLMGTPAKAQASAEAFRTRYEALRKQYASRAPVSVFYQVWTQPLMTLNGTHMVSDVIRLCGGVNIFADEAPLVPRVSVEAVLAKQPEAMFTATPGATASDKPLATLDSWRKWPQLPAVAHDNLFGIDGDLINRPGPRILDGARAMCEDLDIARERRTPSAK; encoded by the coding sequence CTGAAGCGGGCCGCCGTGGCGGCCACCGGTCTTGCCCTCCTTGTCGCGTCTTCCATCGCGCACGCCGCCGTAACGGTCAAGGACGACTCGGGCGCCACGGTCACACTGCCCGCGCCGGCCCGGCGCGTGGTGAGTCTCTCGCCGCACGCAACCGAATTGCTCTTTGCGGCCGGGGCCGGTGACAAGGTCGTGGGCGTCGTGAAGTATTCCGATTTTCCGGAGGCCGCCCGCCGCCTGCCGCGCGTAGGCGACAACAGCGCGCTCGATCTCGAGCGCATCCTCGCGCTCAAGCCCGATCTGATCGTGGTGTGGATGCACGGCAACTCGCAACGCCAGGTCGAAGCCCTGCGCCAACTCAAGCTGCCGGTGTTCTATTCCGAACCCAAGCATCTGACCGATCTGCCCGCGGCCATCGAAACGCTGGGCACGTTGATGGGAACGCCCGCGAAAGCGCAGGCGTCGGCGGAGGCGTTCCGCACGCGCTACGAAGCACTGCGCAAGCAGTACGCGTCCCGCGCGCCGGTGTCGGTGTTCTATCAGGTGTGGACGCAACCGCTCATGACGCTCAATGGCACGCACATGGTGAGCGACGTCATCCGCCTGTGCGGCGGCGTGAACATCTTCGCCGACGAGGCGCCGCTCGTACCTCGCGTGTCGGTCGAGGCCGTGCTCGCGAAGCAGCCCGAGGCCATGTTCACCGCCACGCCGGGCGCCACCGCGTCGGACAAGCCCCTCGCCACGCTCGACAGCTGGCGCAAATGGCCTCAGTTGCCCGCCGTCGCCCACGACAATCTGTTCGGCATCGACGGCGACCTCATCAATCGCCCGGGCCCACGCATTCTCGATGGCGCGCGCGCGATGTGCGAAGACCTCGACATTGCCCGCGAACGCCGCACCCCGTCGGCGAAGTAG
- a CDS encoding adenosylcobinamide-GDP ribazoletransferase gives MTPLPSDPRHDHEHDHEHGRCSDDGAPPPALTAAAASPHVDVPGSGEVSFGGLKGQCRLFLTALGFFTRVPIPRWVGYSPEQLNAATRYFPLVGVFVGALVAGLTVAMGALWSPHLAIALGLAVSVLLTGAFHEDGLADAVDAFGGAFTRERALEIMHDSRIGTYGAVALWLALAIKWQALVDIQAAAGWGGFAVVSIGAHAASRSMAISLLRSLDYVRAQGKAKPIAQRLSLGALTFGVLCSAPWWIWPDWRAGVSGAAVLVVVRAGLVRYLRRRLGGYTGDTLGLAQQLGELALYLTVCAWI, from the coding sequence ATGACGCCTTTGCCGTCCGATCCGCGGCACGACCACGAGCACGACCACGAGCACGGTCGGTGCAGCGACGACGGCGCCCCGCCGCCGGCCCTGACGGCTGCGGCGGCTTCGCCGCACGTGGACGTGCCTGGTAGCGGCGAAGTGTCGTTCGGCGGACTCAAGGGACAGTGCCGGCTGTTTCTCACCGCATTGGGATTCTTCACCCGGGTGCCGATTCCACGGTGGGTCGGCTATTCGCCCGAGCAACTGAACGCCGCGACGCGCTATTTCCCGCTCGTGGGGGTGTTTGTCGGCGCGCTCGTCGCGGGGCTTACGGTGGCGATGGGCGCACTGTGGTCGCCGCATCTGGCGATCGCGCTGGGACTTGCCGTGAGCGTTCTGCTCACCGGCGCGTTTCATGAAGACGGCCTCGCGGATGCCGTCGACGCCTTCGGCGGCGCTTTCACGCGCGAGCGAGCGCTGGAAATCATGCACGACTCGCGCATCGGCACCTATGGTGCGGTGGCGCTCTGGCTCGCGCTGGCGATCAAATGGCAGGCGCTCGTCGACATTCAGGCCGCCGCCGGATGGGGCGGCTTCGCCGTCGTATCGATCGGTGCGCATGCCGCAAGTCGCAGCATGGCGATCAGCTTGCTGCGTTCGCTCGACTATGTGCGTGCGCAGGGCAAGGCCAAGCCGATCGCGCAGCGCCTGAGTCTCGGCGCATTGACGTTCGGCGTGCTGTGCAGTGCACCGTGGTGGATCTGGCCGGATTGGCGTGCCGGTGTGAGCGGCGCTGCGGTACTGGTGGTGGTGCGTGCCGGCCTTGTCCGCTATTTGCGTCGCCGCCTCGGTGGCTACACCGGCGACACGCTCGGTTTGGCGCAACAGCTCGGCGAGCTGGCGTTGTACCTGACGGTGTGCGCATGGATCTGA
- the cobO gene encoding cob(I)yrinic acid a,c-diamide adenosyltransferase, whose translation MTQEPMSSEPDSTGPADEDGRNTRHRDRMVRKKAVIDDKIAKAQRDCGVIVVTTGNGKGKSSSGFGMVVRAMGHGMKTGVVQFIKGAIPTGEEKFLRRFPEACEFHVMGEGYTWDTQDRERDIAKAQTAWAQARRMLRDPAFGLVLFDELNIALKLGYLDVDAVIADLNARPEMQHVVITGRGAPQALIDAAHTVTDMTPVKHAFSEGIRAQPGVEM comes from the coding sequence ATGACGCAAGAACCGATGTCTTCCGAACCGGATTCGACCGGCCCGGCCGACGAAGACGGACGCAATACCCGCCACCGAGATCGCATGGTGCGAAAAAAGGCGGTGATCGACGACAAAATCGCCAAGGCGCAGCGCGACTGCGGCGTGATTGTCGTCACCACCGGTAACGGCAAGGGCAAGTCGAGCTCGGGCTTCGGCATGGTGGTGCGCGCCATGGGGCACGGCATGAAGACGGGCGTCGTGCAGTTCATCAAGGGCGCGATCCCCACGGGCGAAGAAAAATTCCTTCGCCGCTTTCCCGAGGCCTGCGAGTTCCACGTGATGGGCGAGGGCTACACGTGGGACACGCAGGATCGCGAACGCGACATCGCCAAGGCGCAGACCGCCTGGGCGCAGGCACGACGCATGTTGCGCGACCCCGCGTTCGGGCTGGTGCTGTTCGACGAGCTGAACATCGCGCTCAAGCTCGGCTATCTCGACGTGGACGCCGTGATCGCCGATCTGAACGCGCGTCCCGAAATGCAGCACGTCGTGATCACCGGACGCGGCGCACCGCAGGCGCTCATCGACGCCGCGCACACGGTGACCGACATGACGCCGGTCAAGCATGCGTTTTCCGAAGGGATTCGCGCGCAGCCCGGCGTCGAAATGTAA
- a CDS encoding cell division protein ZapA: protein MTIKQLEVNILEQSYRLACPPEHEADLLASVSRVDAEMSKVRAQSSVRGTDRIAVMAALSLASELLALEKSIAAGQAFPAEEIQSRMQRMNERLSAVIDQYQS from the coding sequence ATGACGATCAAGCAGCTCGAAGTCAATATCCTGGAACAGTCCTACCGGCTCGCCTGCCCGCCGGAACACGAAGCCGATCTGCTGGCCTCGGTGTCGCGCGTGGATGCCGAAATGAGCAAGGTTCGTGCGCAAAGCAGCGTGCGCGGCACGGACCGCATTGCCGTCATGGCAGCGTTGAGCCTGGCATCCGAATTGCTTGCGCTGGAGAAAAGTATTGCTGCCGGACAAGCATTCCCCGCCGAAGAAATTCAGAGTAGAATGCAACGCATGAACGAACGACTGAGTGCAGTGATCGATCAGTATCAAAGCTGA
- the cobT gene encoding nicotinate-nucleotide--dimethylbenzimidazole phosphoribosyltransferase yields the protein MTAFSPLLSELFDIAAPSAAMDARLRHAIDIKTKPPGSLGALERVALQVGRIQQSDTPALARPAMLVFAGDHGIVAAGVSPYPQAVTAQMVLNFLRGGAAINVFCRAQGIELEVVNAGVAADFPAHASLVDIPVARGTRNFLDAPAMTREQLETALAAGAARVVAHASRGTRMIGFGEMGIGNTSSAACLMQRLTGLPLAACVGRGTGVDDAGLVRKTSVLERALAAHPSSDPTPDPLDTLATFGGFEIAMMTGAYLAAAKLGLVIVVDGFISTSALLVAARVSPAVLDYCVFAHASDETGHRAMLDALGAQPLLQLGLRLGEGTGAALAMPVIQAAAAFLREMATFEGAGVSDREAGAS from the coding sequence ATGACTGCTTTCAGCCCGTTGCTCTCCGAACTGTTCGACATTGCCGCGCCTTCCGCGGCCATGGACGCTCGCCTGCGGCACGCCATCGACATCAAGACCAAACCGCCCGGCAGTCTCGGTGCCCTGGAGCGGGTGGCGCTGCAGGTCGGTCGCATTCAGCAGAGCGACACTCCCGCGCTCGCCCGCCCGGCCATGCTCGTGTTCGCGGGCGACCACGGCATCGTCGCGGCGGGCGTCAGTCCGTATCCGCAGGCGGTGACCGCGCAGATGGTGCTCAACTTCCTGCGCGGCGGGGCCGCCATCAACGTGTTCTGTCGGGCGCAGGGCATCGAACTGGAAGTGGTGAACGCCGGCGTGGCCGCCGATTTTCCGGCACACGCGTCGCTCGTCGACATTCCGGTGGCGCGTGGCACGCGGAACTTCCTCGACGCGCCGGCCATGACGCGCGAGCAACTGGAGACTGCGCTTGCCGCGGGGGCGGCCCGTGTTGTCGCGCACGCGTCGCGCGGCACGCGGATGATCGGCTTCGGCGAGATGGGGATCGGCAATACGTCGTCGGCGGCATGCCTGATGCAGCGGCTGACCGGTCTTCCACTCGCGGCGTGCGTTGGGCGCGGCACGGGCGTGGACGACGCGGGGCTCGTGCGTAAGACTTCCGTGCTCGAGCGCGCGCTCGCGGCGCATCCTTCGTCCGACCCGACCCCGGACCCGCTCGACACGCTCGCCACGTTCGGCGGTTTCGAGATCGCCATGATGACCGGCGCCTATCTCGCCGCGGCCAAGCTCGGGCTGGTGATCGTGGTCGACGGCTTCATCAGCACGTCGGCGTTGCTGGTCGCCGCACGCGTGTCGCCGGCCGTACTCGATTATTGCGTCTTCGCACACGCCTCGGACGAGACCGGCCACCGTGCCATGCTCGACGCGCTCGGCGCGCAGCCCCTGTTGCAACTGGGCCTGCGCCTGGGCGAGGGGACGGGCGCGGCGCTGGCCATGCCGGTCATCCAGGCCGCCGCCGCATTCCTGCGCGAGATGGCCACGTTCGAGGGCGCGGGCGTCAGCGACCGGGAGGCCGGCGCGTCATGA
- a CDS encoding acyl-CoA dehydrogenase: MSYQAPIKDMQFVMNELADLTSISQLPGYEDASPELAQAVLEEAARFNQEVLAPLNVIGDQQPSTWKDGVVTTTPGFKDAFRQFSEAGWQGVAHPQAFGGQGLPKLVATPCTEMLNAANLSFALCPLLTDGAVEALLTAGSDAQRARYVPKLLSGEWTGTMNLTEPQAGSDLALVRTRAEREADGSYRLFGTKIFITFGEHDMAENIVHLVLARTPDAPPGVKGISLFIVPKFHVDAEGKLGARNDVHCVSIEHKLGIKASPTAVLQFGDNGGATGYLVGEENRGLEYMFIMMNAARFAVGMQGVAVAERAYQHAVAYARDRLQSRPVDGSSREAVAIIQHPDVKRMLMTMRALTEGARALAYVAAAQADIGHHAADAQVRQRARAVYEFLVPIVKGWSTEMSLEVTSLGVQVHGGMGFIEETGAAQYYRDARILPIYEGTTAIQANDLIGRKTLRDRGAVANALCEQIMATENALRAAGGVGEAVAERLAKGREALSMVVDYVLANTQDNPNAVFAGSVPYLKLAGIVLGGWQMGRALLAAQKLRDQDPSFYDAKIGTARFFADHVLTQAPGLAQSITQGADSALSLDEAQF, from the coding sequence ATGAGTTATCAGGCCCCGATCAAGGACATGCAGTTCGTCATGAACGAACTGGCGGACCTGACGAGCATCTCGCAGCTGCCCGGTTATGAAGACGCTTCGCCCGAACTCGCGCAAGCCGTGCTCGAAGAGGCGGCGCGCTTCAATCAGGAAGTGCTCGCGCCACTGAACGTCATCGGCGACCAGCAGCCGAGCACGTGGAAGGACGGCGTGGTCACGACCACCCCCGGCTTCAAGGACGCCTTCCGTCAGTTCTCCGAAGCGGGATGGCAAGGCGTGGCGCACCCGCAGGCGTTTGGCGGCCAGGGCTTGCCCAAGCTCGTGGCCACGCCGTGCACCGAGATGCTCAACGCCGCGAACCTGTCGTTCGCGCTGTGCCCGCTCCTGACCGACGGCGCCGTCGAGGCGCTGCTCACCGCCGGCAGCGATGCGCAGCGCGCGCGCTACGTCCCGAAGCTGCTCTCGGGCGAGTGGACCGGTACGATGAACCTCACGGAGCCGCAAGCCGGGTCCGATCTCGCGCTGGTGCGCACGCGCGCCGAACGCGAAGCCGACGGCAGCTATCGCCTCTTCGGCACGAAGATCTTCATCACGTTCGGCGAGCATGACATGGCCGAGAACATCGTCCACCTCGTGCTGGCGCGCACGCCGGATGCGCCGCCGGGCGTGAAGGGCATTTCGCTGTTCATCGTGCCGAAGTTCCATGTCGACGCGGAGGGCAAGCTCGGTGCGCGTAACGACGTGCACTGCGTGTCCATCGAACACAAGCTCGGTATCAAGGCGAGTCCGACCGCCGTCCTGCAGTTCGGCGACAATGGTGGCGCGACCGGCTACCTCGTTGGCGAAGAGAATCGCGGCCTCGAATACATGTTCATCATGATGAACGCGGCGCGCTTCGCCGTCGGCATGCAGGGCGTGGCGGTTGCCGAGCGTGCATATCAACATGCCGTGGCCTACGCCCGTGATCGTCTGCAAAGCCGCCCGGTGGACGGCTCGTCGCGCGAGGCGGTAGCGATCATTCAGCACCCCGATGTCAAGCGCATGCTGATGACGATGCGCGCGCTCACCGAAGGCGCACGCGCGCTGGCCTACGTGGCGGCGGCGCAGGCCGATATCGGGCATCACGCGGCCGACGCGCAAGTGCGCCAACGCGCGCGGGCGGTCTACGAATTCCTCGTGCCGATCGTGAAGGGCTGGAGCACCGAGATGTCGCTGGAGGTCACGAGCCTCGGTGTGCAGGTGCATGGCGGCATGGGGTTCATCGAAGAGACCGGTGCGGCGCAGTATTATCGCGACGCGCGCATTCTGCCGATCTACGAAGGCACGACGGCGATTCAGGCAAACGATCTCATTGGTCGCAAGACCTTGCGCGATCGTGGCGCGGTGGCGAATGCGCTGTGTGAGCAGATCATGGCGACCGAGAACGCGTTGCGTGCGGCGGGCGGTGTGGGAGAGGCGGTGGCCGAACGTCTGGCCAAGGGGCGCGAAGCGCTGTCGATGGTCGTGGACTACGTACTTGCCAACACGCAGGACAACCCCAATGCGGTATTCGCCGGCAGCGTGCCGTATCTGAAGCTCGCAGGGATCGTGTTGGGCGGCTGGCAGATGGGCCGTGCGCTGCTCGCCGCGCAGAAGCTGCGCGATCAGGACCCGTCGTTCTACGACGCGAAGATCGGGACCGCGCGGTTCTTCGCGGACCACGTGCTTACGCAGGCACCGGGTCTGGCGCAGTCGATCACGCAAGGGGCGGATTCGGCACTGTCGCTCGACGAAGCGCAGTTCTGA
- a CDS encoding FecCD family ABC transporter permease produces MTPRRALAIWTGLAALALTILVASLMLGSVPVSLRALGTLALGHDAGLAGDVVWRLRLPRALAAFACGGLLAVAGTLMQTLLRNPLADPYVLGISGGAGVAALGALALMLPFFWVQTSAFLGALAAIVLVMALSHRSFLRPGDQDTSTRLLLTGVMMAAGFGALATLILTLAPDASLRGMLFWLTGDLNGVDRAALPLVTLGATLLIVCPVAHRLNVLLRGEDVAQAVGVAVGPLRARVYLAASLATAVSVTTGGSIGFVGLVVPHILRQRFGNDQRMLLPAAALAGGALLMLADLIARTVLAPTQLPVGVITAMIGVPVFLWLLSRRVIR; encoded by the coding sequence ATGACGCCGCGCCGCGCACTCGCCATCTGGACGGGACTGGCAGCGCTTGCGCTGACCATCCTGGTGGCGTCGCTCATGCTGGGGAGCGTGCCGGTCTCGCTGCGCGCGCTCGGCACGCTCGCGCTCGGCCACGACGCCGGCCTCGCGGGCGACGTGGTGTGGCGCCTGCGCCTGCCGCGCGCGCTGGCGGCCTTCGCGTGCGGCGGCCTGCTCGCGGTGGCGGGCACGCTGATGCAAACCCTGTTGCGCAATCCGCTGGCCGATCCTTACGTGCTGGGCATCTCCGGCGGCGCGGGCGTTGCCGCGCTGGGCGCACTCGCGCTCATGCTGCCGTTCTTCTGGGTGCAGACGAGCGCCTTCCTCGGTGCGCTCGCCGCCATCGTCCTCGTGATGGCGCTTTCCCATCGCAGTTTTCTTCGTCCCGGCGATCAGGACACCAGCACCCGGCTGCTGCTCACCGGCGTGATGATGGCCGCCGGGTTCGGGGCACTCGCCACGCTTATCCTCACGCTCGCGCCGGATGCCAGCCTGCGCGGCATGCTGTTCTGGCTCACGGGCGATCTGAACGGTGTCGATCGTGCTGCTTTGCCGCTCGTCACGCTCGGCGCGACGCTGCTCATCGTGTGCCCGGTCGCTCATCGCCTGAACGTGCTGCTGCGCGGCGAGGACGTTGCGCAGGCCGTCGGTGTGGCGGTCGGCCCGCTGCGCGCGCGCGTGTACCTGGCGGCGTCGCTGGCCACGGCGGTTTCCGTGACCACGGGCGGCAGTATCGGCTTCGTTGGCCTGGTCGTGCCGCATATCCTGCGTCAGCGCTTCGGCAACGACCAGCGCATGCTGCTCCCGGCCGCGGCGCTCGCGGGCGGCGCGCTCCTCATGCTGGCGGACCTCATCGCCCGCACGGTACTCGCGCCGACGCAGTTGCCCGTGGGTGTCATCACCGCGATGATCGGCGTTCCGGTATTCCTCTGGTTGCTCTCGCGCCGGGTGATCCGATGA